The Cellulomonas fulva genome includes a window with the following:
- a CDS encoding ABC transporter ATP-binding protein, giving the protein MTDVLDLQAVTIRRGTTTILDQVTWRIGEGERWVVLGRNGAGKTTLLQVASGGMHPTSGTADLLGSRLGRVDVFELRPRIGLSSAALADRIPSGETVHDVVLTAAYGVTGRWRESYEELDEARATDLLRAFGVAHLAERYFGTLSEGERKRVQIARALMSDPELLLLDEPAAGLDLGGREELVQALAELAGDPRSPVLVLVTHHVEEIPPGFTHLLLLRDGRVHAAGPLEEVLTAEQLSGAFGLPLALDRHAGRWAARAVPATA; this is encoded by the coding sequence ATGACCGACGTGCTCGACCTGCAGGCCGTGACGATCCGCCGGGGGACGACGACCATCCTCGACCAGGTGACGTGGCGGATCGGGGAGGGCGAGCGGTGGGTGGTGCTGGGCCGCAACGGCGCCGGCAAGACCACGCTCCTGCAGGTCGCCTCGGGCGGCATGCACCCGACGAGCGGGACGGCCGACCTGCTGGGCAGCCGGCTCGGCCGCGTCGACGTGTTCGAGCTGCGCCCCCGGATCGGGCTGTCGAGCGCCGCGCTCGCGGACCGCATCCCGTCGGGCGAGACCGTCCACGACGTCGTGCTCACCGCCGCCTACGGCGTGACGGGGCGGTGGCGGGAGTCGTACGAGGAGCTCGACGAGGCGCGCGCGACCGACCTGCTGCGGGCGTTCGGCGTGGCGCACCTCGCCGAGCGGTACTTCGGCACGCTGAGCGAGGGCGAGCGCAAGCGCGTGCAGATCGCGCGGGCGCTGATGTCCGACCCCGAGCTGCTGCTGCTGGACGAGCCGGCGGCCGGGCTGGACCTCGGGGGGCGCGAGGAGCTGGTGCAGGCCCTGGCCGAGCTCGCGGGCGACCCGCGCTCGCCCGTCCTGGTGCTCGTGACGCACCACGTCGAGGAGATCCCGCCGGGCTTCACGCACCTGCTGCTGCTGCGCGACGGGCGGGTGCACGCCGCCGGGCCCCTGGAGGAGGTGCTCACCGCCGAGCAGCTCTCCGGCGCGTTCGGCCTGCCTCTGGCGCTCGACCGGCACGCCGGCCGCTGGGCGGCGCGGGCGGTCCCGGCCACCGCCTGA
- a CDS encoding NfeD family protein, with the protein MGWLWWVGAALVLGILEMLSLDLVLIMLAGGALAGAAAYGLGAPVWAQFLVAAVTAVILLATLRPWLLRRLRVREPLVETNSAALVGRGAVVVSTVTVDNGRVKLGGEVWSARTAAGDALPPGTEVTVDRIDGATAVVVPKLS; encoded by the coding sequence ATGGGTTGGCTCTGGTGGGTCGGCGCAGCGCTGGTGCTGGGCATCCTGGAGATGCTCTCGCTCGACCTGGTCCTGATCATGCTCGCCGGCGGCGCCCTCGCGGGCGCGGCGGCGTACGGGCTGGGCGCGCCGGTGTGGGCGCAGTTCCTGGTCGCCGCGGTGACCGCGGTGATCCTGCTGGCGACGCTGCGGCCCTGGCTCTTGCGCCGGCTGCGGGTGCGCGAGCCGCTCGTGGAGACCAACTCCGCGGCGCTCGTCGGCCGCGGTGCCGTGGTCGTCTCCACCGTCACGGTGGACAACGGTCGCGTGAAGCTCGGCGGCGAGGTGTGGAGCGCTCGCACGGCCGCGGGCGACGCCCTGCCGCCGGGCACCGAGGTGACCGTCGACCGCATCGACGGCGCCACGGCCGTCGTCGTCCCGAAGCTCTCGTGA
- a CDS encoding TetR/AcrR family transcriptional regulator, whose product MVDRSRRAAPLPPEERRAAILRAVRGVVLERGAGVTTRELAQAAGVAEGTLFRVFEDKNALVRATVLAAVDPAADVPILAAVGVGTPLEERVRAVLDIGLDRMGHVMQWMGILHEVARAAGEPAGRDAHMGLREHLDRQERGQRAVRDAIAELLAPDADRFAHPVEVVVDLLSLTVGGLAMSLIDARRRGVEPVVPPLDVVVAHFLHGALAPAAPSGRPEGDH is encoded by the coding sequence ATGGTCGACCGTTCCCGCAGGGCCGCCCCGCTGCCGCCCGAGGAGCGCCGGGCCGCGATCCTCCGGGCCGTGCGCGGCGTGGTGCTCGAGCGCGGCGCGGGCGTCACGACGAGGGAGCTCGCGCAGGCAGCCGGAGTCGCCGAGGGCACGCTGTTCCGCGTCTTCGAGGACAAGAACGCGCTCGTGCGCGCCACGGTGCTCGCCGCGGTGGACCCCGCCGCCGACGTGCCGATCCTCGCCGCGGTCGGCGTCGGCACGCCGCTCGAGGAGCGCGTGCGCGCCGTCCTCGACATCGGGCTCGACCGCATGGGGCACGTCATGCAGTGGATGGGCATCCTGCACGAGGTCGCGCGCGCGGCGGGGGAGCCGGCCGGCCGCGACGCGCATATGGGGTTGCGCGAGCACCTGGATCGGCAGGAACGTGGGCAGCGTGCCGTACGGGACGCGATCGCGGAGCTCCTGGCCCCGGACGCCGACCGGTTCGCGCACCCTGTCGAGGTGGTCGTGGACCTCCTGTCGCTCACGGTCGGCGGGCTCGCCATGTCGCTGATCGACGCGCGGCGCCGGGGCGTCGAGCCCGTGGTGCCGCCGCTCGACGTCGTCGTCGCTCACTTCCTGCACGGGGCGCTCGCCCCCGCTGCTCCGTCCGGCCGGCCCGAGGGGGACCACTGA
- a CDS encoding SPFH domain-containing protein, which yields MTEDTTNVGQIALIVVLALVLLFVVIALFRAVRIVPQTVAIIVERLGRYSRTLDAGLHLLIPFVDRVRAGVDLREQVVSFPPQPVITSDNLVVSIDTVIYFQVTDPKSAVYEIANYITGIEQLTVTTLRNVIGSMDLEQTLTSRDQINGQLRGVLDEATGKWGIRVNRVELKAIDPPASVQGSMEQQMRAERDRRAAILTAEGVKQSAILTAEGEKQSAILRAEGEAQSAILRAEGEARAILQVFDAVHRGDADPKLLAYQYLQTLPKIAAYPSNKMWFLPSELTGALGQMTKGFGGFGGPEDSGSGRPAGTSPLAGDDLPPVALTDPAEALAEAKRESAAATADATSAGNLSGRPFDPAAELGQRPGGAAVPPRGADVPPPPAPSGHEPEQGGTLA from the coding sequence ATGACCGAGGACACCACGAACGTCGGACAGATCGCCCTGATCGTCGTCCTGGCGCTCGTCCTCCTGTTCGTCGTCATCGCGCTGTTCCGCGCGGTACGGATCGTCCCGCAGACCGTCGCGATCATCGTGGAGCGGCTCGGCCGCTACTCGCGCACCCTCGACGCCGGCCTGCACCTGCTCATCCCGTTCGTCGACCGCGTGCGCGCGGGCGTCGACCTGCGCGAGCAGGTCGTCTCCTTCCCGCCGCAGCCCGTGATCACGTCGGACAACCTCGTCGTGAGCATCGACACCGTCATCTACTTCCAGGTGACGGACCCCAAGTCGGCGGTGTACGAGATCGCGAACTACATCACCGGCATCGAGCAGCTCACCGTCACCACGCTCCGTAACGTCATCGGGTCGATGGACCTCGAGCAGACGCTGACCAGCCGTGACCAGATCAACGGCCAGCTGCGCGGCGTCCTCGACGAGGCCACCGGCAAGTGGGGGATCCGCGTCAACCGCGTCGAGCTCAAGGCGATCGACCCGCCCGCCTCGGTGCAGGGCTCGATGGAGCAGCAGATGCGTGCCGAGCGGGACCGTCGCGCGGCGATCCTGACCGCCGAGGGCGTCAAGCAGTCGGCGATCCTGACCGCCGAGGGCGAGAAGCAGTCGGCGATCCTGCGGGCCGAGGGCGAGGCCCAGTCCGCGATCCTGCGGGCCGAGGGCGAGGCGCGCGCGATCCTGCAGGTGTTCGACGCGGTGCACCGCGGGGACGCGGACCCCAAGCTGCTCGCGTACCAGTACCTCCAGACCCTGCCGAAGATCGCGGCGTACCCGTCGAACAAGATGTGGTTCCTGCCGTCCGAGCTCACCGGCGCCCTGGGCCAGATGACCAAGGGGTTCGGTGGGTTCGGTGGGCCCGAGGACTCGGGGAGCGGCCGCCCGGCCGGCACGTCGCCGCTCGCGGGCGACGACCTGCCGCCCGTCGCGCTGACCGACCCGGCCGAGGCGCTCGCCGAGGCGAAGCGCGAGTCGGCGGCGGCGACGGCCGACGCGACCTCGGCCGGCAACCTGTCGGGTCGTCCGTTCGACCCGGCAGCCGAGCTGGGGCAGCGGCCCGGCGGTGCCGCGGTCCCGCCGCGCGGGGCCGACGTGCCGCCTCCGCCCGCACCCTCGGGCCACGAGCCCGAGCAGGGCGGCACGCTCGCCTGA
- a CDS encoding endo-1,4-beta-xylanase — protein sequence MPPVAPAPAHRTAETVVTVLGTDGRPLVDADVTVAQRRHDLAFGCTGFDFVALANGEAGGGPDSTFGGAPAEQAADLAELWLDLFDTATLPFYWRGFEPEPGRPDTARLRAAARWFDERGVRVKGHPLMWHTLAPRWLLDRPTDEVERLQRARITREVGDLAGLVDTWDAINEVVIMPVFTAEENAISRLAWEKGRLHVIRLAFETARAANPRATLLLNDFDMSTAYECLVEAVLEAGIQVDGLGLQSHMHQGWWGEEKTHRVLERFSRFGLPLHFTETTLVSGELMPREIVDLNDYRVASWPSTPEGEARQAEELARHCTLLAEHPAVRSMTYWGLADEGAWLGAPAGLVRADGTPKPAYHAMRDLVRGAWWYAPTTLRTDGSGRVVVSGWRGDYEVRAGDQVAPFVVGGAAATARLSGELVRAGSVGLG from the coding sequence ATGCCACCCGTCGCGCCCGCCCCCGCCCACCGCACGGCCGAGACGGTGGTGACGGTCCTGGGCACCGACGGCCGGCCGCTCGTCGACGCCGACGTGACCGTCGCGCAGCGTCGGCACGATCTCGCGTTCGGCTGCACGGGGTTCGACTTCGTCGCCCTGGCGAACGGCGAGGCCGGCGGCGGGCCGGACTCGACCTTCGGCGGCGCTCCGGCGGAGCAGGCCGCCGACCTGGCCGAGCTGTGGCTGGACCTCTTCGACACCGCGACGCTGCCGTTCTACTGGCGCGGGTTCGAGCCCGAGCCCGGCCGGCCGGACACCGCGCGGCTGCGCGCCGCGGCGCGGTGGTTCGACGAGCGCGGGGTACGCGTCAAGGGGCACCCGCTCATGTGGCACACCCTGGCGCCGCGGTGGCTTCTGGACCGGCCGACCGACGAGGTCGAGCGGCTGCAGCGGGCGCGGATCACGCGTGAGGTGGGGGACCTCGCCGGCCTGGTGGACACGTGGGACGCGATCAACGAGGTCGTGATCATGCCGGTCTTCACCGCCGAGGAGAACGCGATCAGCCGCCTCGCGTGGGAGAAGGGCCGGCTGCACGTCATCCGGCTCGCGTTCGAGACGGCGCGCGCCGCGAACCCGCGCGCGACGCTGCTGCTGAACGACTTCGACATGTCCACGGCGTACGAGTGCCTCGTCGAGGCGGTGCTCGAGGCCGGCATCCAGGTGGACGGGCTGGGCCTGCAGAGCCACATGCACCAGGGCTGGTGGGGTGAGGAGAAGACCCACCGCGTGCTCGAGCGGTTCTCCCGGTTCGGCCTGCCGCTGCACTTCACCGAGACCACGCTCGTGTCCGGCGAGCTCATGCCGCGCGAGATCGTCGACCTCAACGACTACCGCGTCGCGTCGTGGCCGTCGACACCGGAGGGCGAGGCGCGCCAGGCCGAGGAGCTCGCGCGCCACTGCACGCTCCTGGCCGAGCACCCGGCCGTGCGCTCGATGACGTACTGGGGCCTGGCCGACGAGGGCGCCTGGCTGGGTGCGCCCGCGGGCCTGGTGCGCGCCGACGGCACGCCGAAGCCCGCGTACCACGCCATGCGCGACCTGGTCCGAGGCGCCTGGTGGTACGCGCCGACGACGCTGCGCACGGACGGGTCCGGCCGCGTGGTCGTGTCCGGCTGGCGCGGCGACTACGAGGTGCGGGCCGGGGACCAGGTCGCGCCGTTCGTCGTCGGCGGTGCCGCGGCGACCGCGCGGCTGTCCGGCGAGCTCGTCCGGGCGGGGTCCGTCGGCCTGGGATGA
- a CDS encoding glycine zipper domain-containing protein — MNPPGHVLLTLTVAVQAPGGPVVGSCVGSVVGSVVGSVVGSCVGSMVGSMVGSVVGSVVGSVVGSVPSPPMFTSEHR; from the coding sequence ATGAACCCGCCCGGCCACGTGCTGTTGACCTTGACCGTCGCCGTGCAGGCACCGGGCGGGCCTGTCGTCGGCTCCTGCGTCGGCTCGGTCGTCGGCTCCGTCGTCGGCTCGGTCGTCGGCTCCTGCGTCGGCTCGATGGTCGGCTCGATGGTCGGCTCGGTCGTCGGCTCCGTCGTCGGCTCCGTCGTCGGCTCGGTGCCGTCGCCGCCGATGTTCACGTCGGAGCACAGGTAG
- a CDS encoding ABC transporter ATP-binding protein, which produces MSAERTAPARPPAGRPHGGPMGSMGMPGEKSSNFRASGARFLRELRPERVRMIVIVVLGVASVVLAVVGPKLLGNATNVLFEGIVGKVVGQIPGVTTQEQAEAALRADGQDQWADMLSGMDVVPGAGVDFDRLGQILLVVVLVYVGSFLFGWAQGRMTAGVVQRSVLRLRADVEAKLHRVPLSYLDKQARGELLSRVTNDIDNVAQTLQQTLSQVITSVLTVVGVLAMMFWISPLLAFVALVTVPLSMLVAALIAKRSKPRFIDQWAHTGSLNAHIEEMFTGHTLVTVFGRQAQAQQVFDERNEQLYDASYRAQFISGTIQPSLGFLSNLNYVIVAVVGGLRVASGTMSLGDVQAFIQYSRQFTQPITQIASMANLLQSGVASVERVFELLDAPEQEPDPQPAERLALPVRGRVAFEHVAFSYAPDEPLIEDLSLTAHPGETIAIVGPTGAGKTTLVNLLMRFYEVDGGRITLDGVDVRRLTRDDLRSRMGMVLQDTWLIGGTIEENIAYGVDGATHEQVVAAAEATYVDRFVRTLPDGYATVIDDEGSGVSAGEKQLLTIARAFLADPTILILDEATSSVDTRTELLVQKAMNALRVGRTSFVIAHRLSTIRDASSILVMEHGSIVEQGTHDELLAADGAYARLYQSQFAAAATEDV; this is translated from the coding sequence ATGAGCGCCGAGCGCACCGCACCGGCTCGGCCGCCGGCCGGCCGGCCCCACGGCGGCCCGATGGGCTCCATGGGCATGCCGGGGGAGAAGTCGTCGAACTTCCGGGCCTCCGGGGCCCGGTTCCTCCGCGAGCTGCGGCCCGAGCGGGTCCGGATGATCGTGATCGTCGTGCTCGGCGTCGCGTCCGTGGTGCTGGCGGTCGTCGGCCCGAAGCTGCTGGGCAACGCCACGAACGTGCTGTTCGAGGGCATCGTCGGCAAGGTGGTCGGCCAGATCCCGGGCGTCACGACCCAGGAGCAGGCCGAGGCCGCCCTGCGCGCGGACGGCCAGGACCAGTGGGCGGACATGCTCTCGGGCATGGACGTGGTCCCCGGGGCGGGGGTCGACTTCGACCGGCTGGGCCAGATCCTGCTCGTCGTCGTGCTGGTGTACGTGGGCTCGTTCCTGTTCGGGTGGGCACAGGGCCGGATGACGGCAGGGGTGGTGCAGCGCTCGGTGCTGCGGCTGCGCGCCGACGTCGAGGCCAAGCTGCACCGGGTGCCGCTGAGCTACCTCGACAAGCAGGCGCGCGGCGAGCTGCTGTCCCGCGTGACGAACGACATCGACAACGTGGCCCAGACGCTGCAGCAGACGCTCAGCCAGGTCATCACCTCGGTGCTGACCGTGGTCGGCGTCCTCGCGATGATGTTCTGGATCTCGCCGCTGCTCGCGTTCGTCGCGCTCGTCACGGTGCCGCTGTCGATGCTCGTCGCCGCGCTGATCGCCAAGCGGTCCAAGCCGCGGTTCATCGACCAGTGGGCGCACACGGGGAGCCTGAACGCCCACATCGAGGAGATGTTCACCGGGCACACGCTCGTGACGGTCTTCGGCCGCCAGGCGCAGGCCCAGCAGGTGTTCGACGAGCGCAACGAGCAGCTCTACGACGCGAGCTACCGGGCGCAGTTCATCTCCGGCACCATCCAGCCGTCGCTGGGCTTCCTGTCGAACCTCAACTACGTCATCGTCGCGGTGGTCGGCGGTCTGCGCGTGGCGTCGGGCACCATGAGCCTCGGTGACGTGCAGGCGTTCATCCAGTACAGCCGCCAGTTCACCCAGCCGATCACGCAGATCGCCAGCATGGCGAACCTGCTGCAGTCGGGTGTCGCGTCCGTCGAGCGGGTCTTCGAGCTGCTCGACGCACCGGAGCAGGAGCCGGACCCGCAGCCCGCCGAGCGGCTGGCGCTGCCGGTGCGCGGCCGGGTCGCGTTCGAGCACGTCGCGTTCTCCTACGCGCCCGACGAGCCGCTGATCGAGGACCTGTCGCTGACCGCGCACCCGGGGGAGACGATCGCGATCGTCGGGCCCACGGGCGCGGGCAAGACGACGCTGGTCAACCTGCTCATGCGGTTCTACGAGGTCGACGGCGGGCGCATCACGCTCGACGGCGTCGACGTACGCCGGCTCACGCGGGACGACCTGCGCAGCCGCATGGGCATGGTGCTGCAGGACACCTGGCTGATCGGCGGCACGATCGAGGAGAACATCGCCTACGGCGTCGACGGGGCCACGCACGAGCAGGTGGTCGCGGCGGCGGAGGCGACGTACGTCGACCGGTTCGTCCGCACCCTCCCGGACGGCTACGCGACCGTCATCGACGACGAGGGCTCGGGGGTCTCCGCGGGCGAGAAGCAGCTGCTGACGATCGCTCGCGCGTTCCTCGCGGACCCGACCATCCTCATCCTCGACGAGGCCACCTCCTCGGTGGACACCCGCACGGAGCTGCTGGTGCAGAAGGCGATGAACGCCCTGCGCGTCGGGCGCACGTCCTTCGTCATCGCGCACCGCCTGTCCACCATCCGCGACGCCAGCTCCATCCTGGTGATGGAGCACGGCTCCATCGTGGAGCAGGGGACGCACGACGAGCTGCTCGCCGCGGACGGCGCGTACGCGCGCCTGTACCAGAGCCAGTTCGCGGCGGCGGCCACCGAGGACGTCTGA
- a CDS encoding MFS transporter codes for MRRDRLTWTFYGCFVVWGWFLYSFNPSVPLLAEELGISSAQAGLHGTAMAAGAVAASGVTPRLVAARGRRPALLVALALVAVGTAALVLAPTLVVSLTAMLVLAFGGNIAISSAQPGLALHHGPAASAAVTEANGVGSSVGLVGPLAVGACVAVGWGWRPAVAVTIVLVVLTAWLTARSPVGGAMSPPTGAPAEASGPADAPGPTGDSGPVDDAGPVVGPRPAALPADEPDDRLSAVEPVVEPVVEPVVGSIEALAVAVVDPAPHDEPDARTARHRTTLPGWCFLVAVVAALALENATTYWSTDLVREQTGAGAGIATATTAGLLIGMSGIRFVVGPLSLRVRPELLLAASFAVAVVGWAVLWTATDPAVAVVGLVVAGIGYGAQYPLSISLLLATAPEAQDVAQSRATLAGGLAIGVAPFLLGALADSLGMHTAFLVVPVAAVLGGLAALAGGRALRAGRAA; via the coding sequence GTGCGGCGCGACCGGCTGACCTGGACCTTCTACGGGTGCTTCGTGGTCTGGGGCTGGTTCCTCTACAGCTTCAACCCGAGCGTCCCCCTGCTCGCCGAGGAGCTCGGGATCTCCTCGGCGCAGGCCGGCCTGCACGGGACGGCGATGGCGGCGGGCGCCGTCGCGGCGAGCGGTGTCACGCCGCGGCTCGTCGCCGCCCGCGGCCGCCGACCCGCTCTGCTCGTCGCGTTGGCCCTCGTGGCGGTCGGCACCGCCGCGCTCGTGCTGGCGCCGACGCTCGTCGTGAGCCTGACGGCCATGCTGGTGCTCGCGTTCGGCGGCAACATTGCGATCAGCAGCGCCCAGCCCGGGCTCGCGCTGCACCACGGACCCGCCGCGTCCGCGGCCGTGACCGAGGCGAACGGCGTCGGGTCGAGCGTCGGGCTCGTCGGGCCGCTCGCCGTGGGCGCGTGCGTGGCGGTCGGCTGGGGGTGGCGCCCCGCGGTGGCCGTGACGATCGTGCTCGTCGTGCTGACCGCGTGGCTGACGGCGCGCAGCCCGGTCGGCGGGGCGATGTCCCCGCCCACCGGCGCGCCCGCGGAGGCCTCGGGTCCCGCGGACGCCCCGGGTCCCACAGGCGACTCCGGTCCCGTGGACGACGCCGGTCCCGTGGTCGGCCCCCGCCCCGCGGCGCTGCCCGCCGACGAGCCCGACGACCGGCTGTCTGCTGTCGAGCCGGTCGTCGAGCCCGTCGTCGAGCCCGTGGTCGGGTCGATCGAGGCGCTCGCGGTCGCGGTCGTCGACCCGGCGCCGCACGACGAGCCCGACGCGCGGACCGCCCGCCACCGCACGACGCTGCCCGGCTGGTGCTTCCTGGTCGCCGTGGTCGCGGCACTCGCGCTCGAGAACGCCACGACCTACTGGTCCACCGACCTGGTGCGGGAGCAGACCGGCGCCGGCGCGGGTATCGCGACGGCCACCACCGCCGGCCTCCTGATCGGCATGTCGGGCATCCGGTTCGTCGTCGGCCCGCTTTCCCTGCGCGTGCGGCCGGAGCTGCTCCTCGCCGCGTCGTTCGCGGTCGCGGTCGTCGGCTGGGCCGTCCTGTGGACCGCGACCGACCCGGCGGTCGCGGTCGTGGGGCTCGTCGTCGCCGGGATCGGGTACGGGGCCCAGTACCCCCTGTCGATCTCGTTGCTCCTGGCCACCGCGCCGGAGGCCCAGGACGTCGCGCAGTCGCGGGCGACGCTCGCGGGCGGCCTCGCCATCGGCGTCGCGCCGTTCCTGCTCGGGGCGCTCGCGGACTCGCTCGGCATGCACACGGCCTTCCTCGTCGTGCCCGTCGCGGCGGTCCTGGGCGGGCTCGCGGCGCTCGCGGGAGGACGCGCCCTCCGGGCTGGTCGAGCAGCGTGA
- a CDS encoding ABC transporter ATP-binding protein, whose protein sequence is MLVRLLKEHLRPYAAAVTAVVVLQLVQTLATLYLPSLNARIIDDGVVQGDTDEILRLGGVMLSISLLQVVCAVAAVWFGAKAAMGFGRDVRARLFRTVQGFSAREMGQFGAPTLITRTTNDVQQVQMVVLMTFTFVIMAPIMLVGGVVMALQEDPGLSLILLVAVPALAIVIGLVVSRMIPYFRVMQTRIDAINRVMREQITGIRVVRAFVREQQETRRFDEANQALFLTSLRTGQLMALMFPAVMLVLNLTSTGVIWFGGHRVDSGAMQIGQLTAFLSYIAYILMAVMMSTMMFVLFPRAIVAAGRIGEVVDTPTSVLPPVAPVPLPEDAAARGHLELRDVEFRYPGAEKPVLQHVDLVAEPGRTTAIIGSTGSGKTTLVDLVPRLYDVTDGAVLIGGVDVRDIDPLELGAQIGLVPQKPYLFAGTVRSNLEYGMPGAPEEELWRALEIAQARSFVEKMPGGLDAPIAQGGTNVSGGQRQRLAIARALVRRPRIYLFDDSFSALDYATDAALRAALVPETRDAAVLVVAQRVATIRHADVIVVLEDGQVVGRGTHAELLATNETYQEIVYSQISEEEAA, encoded by the coding sequence ATGCTCGTCCGACTCCTGAAGGAGCACCTGCGGCCCTACGCCGCCGCCGTGACGGCGGTCGTGGTGCTCCAGCTGGTGCAGACGCTCGCGACGCTCTACCTGCCGAGCCTGAACGCCCGGATCATCGACGACGGCGTGGTGCAGGGCGACACCGACGAGATCCTGCGCCTGGGCGGCGTCATGCTCTCGATCAGCCTGCTGCAGGTCGTCTGCGCGGTCGCCGCGGTCTGGTTCGGCGCCAAGGCGGCCATGGGGTTCGGCCGGGACGTGCGGGCCCGCCTGTTCCGCACGGTGCAGGGCTTCTCGGCGCGGGAGATGGGTCAGTTCGGGGCGCCGACGCTGATCACGCGCACGACGAACGACGTCCAGCAGGTCCAGATGGTCGTGCTCATGACGTTCACGTTCGTGATCATGGCCCCGATCATGCTCGTCGGCGGCGTCGTGATGGCGCTGCAGGAGGACCCCGGCCTCTCGCTCATCCTCCTGGTCGCCGTCCCGGCGCTCGCGATCGTGATCGGGCTGGTCGTGTCCCGGATGATCCCGTACTTCCGCGTCATGCAGACGCGGATCGACGCGATCAACCGCGTGATGCGCGAGCAGATCACCGGCATCCGCGTGGTGCGCGCCTTCGTCCGCGAGCAGCAGGAGACCCGGCGGTTCGACGAGGCGAACCAGGCGCTGTTCCTCACCTCGCTGCGCACCGGACAGCTGATGGCGCTGATGTTCCCCGCGGTCATGCTGGTGCTCAACCTGACCAGCACAGGCGTCATCTGGTTCGGCGGGCACCGCGTCGACTCCGGTGCGATGCAGATCGGCCAGCTCACGGCGTTCCTGTCCTACATCGCCTACATCCTCATGGCCGTGATGATGAGCACGATGATGTTCGTGCTGTTCCCACGCGCGATCGTCGCGGCCGGGCGCATCGGCGAGGTGGTCGACACCCCGACGAGCGTGCTCCCGCCGGTCGCGCCGGTGCCGCTCCCGGAGGACGCCGCCGCTCGGGGTCACCTCGAGCTGCGGGACGTCGAGTTCCGGTACCCGGGTGCGGAGAAGCCGGTGCTCCAGCACGTCGACCTGGTCGCCGAGCCGGGGCGGACCACGGCGATCATCGGCTCGACCGGCTCCGGCAAGACCACGCTCGTGGACCTGGTGCCGCGGCTGTACGACGTCACCGACGGCGCGGTGCTGATCGGCGGCGTGGACGTGCGCGACATCGACCCCCTCGAGCTCGGCGCGCAGATCGGCCTGGTGCCCCAGAAGCCGTACCTGTTCGCGGGGACGGTGCGCTCGAACCTGGAGTACGGGATGCCCGGCGCCCCCGAGGAGGAGCTGTGGCGGGCGCTCGAGATCGCCCAGGCGCGCTCCTTCGTCGAGAAGATGCCCGGCGGGCTGGACGCGCCGATCGCCCAGGGCGGCACCAACGTCTCGGGCGGGCAGCGCCAACGCCTCGCGATCGCCCGGGCGCTGGTCCGACGACCACGGATCTACCTGTTCGACGACTCGTTCTCGGCGCTCGACTACGCCACCGACGCGGCGCTGCGCGCGGCGCTCGTGCCCGAGACGCGCGACGCGGCTGTGCTCGTCGTCGCCCAGCGGGTGGCCACCATCCGGCACGCCGACGTGATCGTGGTGCTCGAGGACGGGCAGGTGGTCGGGCGCGGCACGCACGCCGAGCTGCTCGCGACCAACGAGACGTACCAGGAGATCGTCTACTCGCAGATCAGCGAGGAGGAGGCCGCATGA